AACCATCTGGATTCTATGGAAGACCTGGAACGTGCTGCACGGCAACAGGGCGTCTCGTTTGAGGACTTCAAGGCTAATATCAGGAACAATATTCTGACCCAACAGGTTGTTCGGGACGAGGTAGGACGCCATATCCAGATGACTCAGGGGCTGGAGCAGGCGTACTACGACGCTCATAAGAACGAATTTGCTCAGCCGGAACAGGTTCGCTTGAGCGAGATTCTGGTTCCAACGCCGGCCGACGCCTCGGAAGCGGTTGCTGCTCAAGCGCAGGCGAAGGCTGACGATATTGCTGCCAAAATTAAGGCGGGCGGAAACTTTGAAGAACTGGCCAAGGCGAACTCCGGTGGCCCAACCGCTTCTCAGGGAGGAGATCTCGGCCTCTTCAAGCGTGGGGCCCTGGCGAAGGTTCTGGAAGATAAAACTTTCGCTCTCCCGGCTGGCGGCGTAACGGATCCCATTCGCACCCGTCAGGGTTTTGTCATTCTTAAAGTCACTGAGCACCAGCAGGCTGGCGTTCCAGCGCTCAAGGACATCGAGCCTCAGATTCAGGAAGCGATGTACATGCAGCAGATGCAGCCCGCTCTGCGTGCCTATCTGACGAAGCTGCGCGAGGATGCCTACATCGACATCAAGCCGGGATTCGTGGACTCTGGAGCTAGCCCTCGCCAGACCAAACCCGTCTTTAGTGCCTATGCTCCTCCGACTCCCAAGAAGAAGCATGAAAAGCAGCGGTTTGACCGTGGCGGCCGTTTCTCTACGGTAAGTAAGACGACCTCGGCCCCAGCGGCAACGCCAGCAGTGGCTGCGGCTCCGGCGGCAGAATCCACTCCTGCCGCAGCCACAGCAAATGCAACAGCAGCTGCGACGACGAAGGCCAGCAGCAAACCCTCTGTTCCGGGCAAGCCGAAGAAGATCAAGCGCGAAAAGGTTCGCTTCGGGCAGGCTCCGCGCAATGCGCTTCCTCCGGGGCCGCAAGAGACCGCGGAAGGAGCAGGCGCTGGAGAGGCATCCTCGACCCAGGCAGCCGATGCAGGTGCAGCGATTGCTCCGGGAGCGGCGATGGCGCCGACTGAAAGCACGACCCAGGTCCTCTCTGGTGCGGATGCGGACCCGTTGGCTCCGAAGCCCACAGTTACCGGGAAGACCCGCTACAGCGCTCGCGCGAAGACCGAGGCCGCCGAAAAGGCTGCCAAGAAGCAAACTGCGGTCAAAGAGAAGGCAGCATTTACCCCGAAGGCCGCAACCACCCCGGAAGTCGAGGATCGTAAGCAGCAATCGAATCCGCTGGGCCTGAACGGCGATACGGCAACGAAGAAGAAAAAGAAGCGGGAAAAGGGGCAGCCCAAGGAGCGTCTGCAGGATAAGCCGACCGCGGCTCCTGCACCCGCTCCTCCACCCGAGCCGACTGTGAACCCATCCCTTGGAGGCACTCCACAAGGATTGACTCCGACGCCGGTTCCTTCGCAGGCAACAAATCCGCCAGCTCAGCCGCAGCAAACTCCCGTTCCGGCACCCCAATAGAGCTAACCATCAAAACTGTTTTTAGTGGTTACAAAACGCGAGGCTTTGGCCTCGCGTTTTGTATTGAGTGTCACAGCGTATTCTGGTGTTAATGAAAGACTTTTTTATCGCGGATGCCCCCGAGTTCGAAAACGCAGTTGTGACTTCTTACTTCGTCCTTTCTTCTTTGCAGATTCGGGAGCGGCGCCAGGGCGGCGGTCAGTTTCTTTCTGTCACGCTGATCGATAAGACCGGGTCCATGCCAGCGGTGATGTGGGATGATTTTTCAGATTCGATCGCAGCATGTTCTGAGGGCTGCTACGTCAAGGTGCAAGGGCAGATCAACCGTTATCAAAACAAGTTCCAGATGTCCCTCCAGCGCCTGCGTTTTGCTGCGGAGAGCGAGATCGATCCTGCAGATTATCTTCCTGTTACCCAGTTCAATGTTGACGAAATGTGGGAGGAGCTGCGGGGGTATGTCTCACGTTTCGCGAATACAGACTTGCAGAGGCTTGTCTTCGCTTTTTTGGATGATCCCGAGATTGCGGCAGCATATCGAAATGCTCCAGCTGCAAAGCTTCTTCATCATGCTTGGATCGGCGGTCTTCTGGAACACGTGGTCACGCTGGTGCGTGTTTGCGTGACGATTGCACCGTTTTACCCCGAAGTCGATCCTGATTTACTCGTTACGGGCGCCATTCTTCATGACGTTGGAAAAATCCGCGAGTTGTATTGGAAGTCGAGCTTTGGTTACACCCTGGAAGGCCAGTTGATCGGTCATATCAACATTGCCCAGGGGATGCTGGTCGAAAAGGTTCGTGAGCTTCAACCGTTTCCAGAAGAGTTGCGAATCCTTGTGCAGCACATGATCCTTTCGCATCATGGCAAGTATGAGTTCGGTTCTCCGAAATTGCCCATGACTCCTGAGGCACTCCTGCTCAACGTACTTGATGACCTTGAGGCCAAGATGCAAACCCTGCGGAATGCATTTGCGAACGCCAAAATTCAGGGTAAAGGCTCTGATGAAGTTACGGATTGGGTTCGTTCGATGGAGCGGCCTCTCTTCAACTCTCAGAATTATTTGAAAAAAGAGCAGGAATAGAATACGAGGTTTTTGACTAAGAAAGAATTACCGACATTCGCACCACATCCATTCCCGGAGTGCTATTAGCCAACGATGCGCCAGGCCTGCAAGACCCAAAATGGCACAGGCTTCGAGCATTCTGCTTGGAGCAAAGCAGGATGTCCAATTGGATAGCGCCACACATATGACAGTCGGGGTTTCTACAGTAAGTGCGGGATGTAGTGATCGATTTCTCCACTTTCCAAGTGGATATGTGATTCGAACAACCTTCCATCGTCTGTAGCCCTGACATCTGTTGCTATACTCCTCCCTGCACGTAGTCCAGTAGAGGAGCAGGGATTGATGCGTACTCGAATGATTCTGGCAATCGCCGTTTTAGAGCTTAGCGTGGTATCCGCAGGGGCACAGATTCCATCCTGGATGCCGGACCCGACCCAGCAGCAGACCTACACGATGCACCGTTCTTCCAGCAGAGAATCAACGGGTGCTAATGCCGACTACCGGACCCTTACTCCGGGGCAGACACTCACGATTCTCGATGTGGATGGTCCGGGTCTGATCTCCCATATGTGGTTCACGATTAATGCTCCTGAGCCATATCACCTCAAGCGCATCGTGATGCGTATGTATTGGGATGGAGAGCAGTCGCCCAGCGTCGAGGCGCCAATTGGCGATTTCTTTGGACTTGGCAATGGTATGTACTATGGGTGGCAATCAGCCGTGCTCAGCGCCGGTTCAGATCGTTCGCTCAACTGCTGGTTTCCGATGCCGTATGCCAAACATGCGCGTGTCACGATTACGAATGAAGGCAAGATGTCGGTTAACAGTTTGTACTGGAATATCGACTACAGACAGGACTCGAAACCTCTTCCTTCCGGGACGCTTTATTTTCATGCCGATTATCGTCAGGCTTACCCGAACCATGGGTGGGCGAAGGATTGGTACTCCAATGGTGACCCGCAGGTGAACTATCGCCGTAATCTGGACGGCAAGGACAACTACACATGGTTTGAGGCGCAGGGGCACGGCCAATTTGTGGGAGTGACGATGTCGGTCTTTCAGAACCAGGATGGCTGGTGGGGAGAGGGGAACGATATGTTCTTTATTGACGGCGATACTTCTCCTACGATGGTCGGCACTGGATCGGAGGACTATTTCCTTGGGGCATGGGACTTCGGAGGTCCAGCTCAGTTTGCGCTGCATGGTTCACCCGTTGTCGGGCCGGAACTTGCAGGCTCGCGCTCCAGCGTCTACCGGTTCCATTTGGATTCGCCCATCCCCTTCAAAAAATCGATGCGAGCGACGATTGAACATGGCCATGCAAATGGCCGCTCTGACAACTTTTCTTCCGTGGCGTACTGGTACCAGGCAGAGCCTCACGAGCCTTTTCCTGCGCTTCCGGAGATGAGCGAGCGTATTCCAACGCTGCAGTTTGTTGGGGGGCCGGGGAATTCCAAGGAGCCGTATGTTCCCGGAGCACCTCAGCCGCGCTGACCATCGGCTGATTGAGGAAAGAGGCATTAGAATGGAATGATTGACTATGCTTCGATTTTCAACAGCAGGTGAGAGCCACGGCGAGAGCCTTGTTGCCTTAGTAAGTGGTCTTCCGGCCGGAGTTCCGGTCGATCAGGAGTTCATCAGCCACGAGCTATGGCGGCGCCAAAAAGGCTATGGGCGTGGCGGCCGTATGCGCATCGAACGGGATACAGCCCATATCCTCACCGGGGTTCGCCATGGAAAAACCATTGGCTCGCCTGTCGCGATGACGATCGCGAACAACGATTGGAAGAACTGGACTGAGATTCTTCCGGTGGAAGAAGGCGATCCCGCTAAGCACAAGGCGGTCGCTTCGCCTCGTCCGGGCCATGCCGATCTTGCCGGAGCGCTGAAGTACAACTTTCCGGATGCGCGCTACGTGCTGGAGCGTGCCAGCGCTCGTGAATCCACAGCGCGAGTCGCTTCTGGTGCGCTTGCAAAACTGCTCCTGCGCGAGTTGGGGATCGAAGTGCTCTCGCATGTGATTCGCGTGGGCAAAGCAGAGCTCTCGCGCCCGGCACAGTGGAACGAAATTGTTGCCTTATCGCAGAAGGAAGAGGTTCTGCTCAACTGCGTCGATCCTGAAGACGAGGCAAAGATGAAAGCCGAGGTCGATGCCGTCCTTCGCACTGGCGATACCGTTGGTGGAGTCTTCGAAGTGGTAGTTCATGGTCTGCCTCCTGGGATCGGTACGCATGTCAATTGGGATGAGCGCCTCGATGGCTTGCTAGCCCAGGCAGTGATGAGCCTTCAGGCTGTGAAGGCAGTCGAGATCGGCCGAGGAGTGACAGCAGCGGAGTCTCTGGGATCTACAGTCCACGACGCGATCGGATATGAAGCCCCGAACGAAGCTTTCACAAAATTTTCGCGCGAGCACAATAATGCCGGAGGCATCGAAGGTGGCATCTCGAACGGAGAAGACGTGGTCGTGCGCGGATATCTTAAGCCGATCTCGACTCTTCGCCGTCCTTTGGGAAGCGTCAGCTTCGAAACTCGTGAACCGGTGAAGGCGGCGTACGAACGCTCCGATGTTTGTGTGGTGCCTGCTGCCGGAGTTGCATCAGAGGCCATGGTGGCTCTCGCTGTTGGGCGCCTGGTTTTGGAGAAGTTCGGGGGCGACTCGCTTCTGGAACTTAAGCGCAATTACAACGGCTATCTCGAACAGATAAGAGCATACTGACGTGGCAAAAACGACCAAAATCCATGAGATCGTAAAGTACCCCGAGCCTGTTCTTTCAATACCGGCTCGACCCGTGACGGCCTTCGACGAAGATCTGAAGACTTTGGTGGAGGAGATGTTCGAATCCATGTATGCGGCCCACGGCATCGGCCTGGCGGCGCCGCAGATTGGGCTCTCAAAACGTCTTACGGTGATCGACGTTAACTTCAAGAAAGACCCTGCAGACCAGTTGGTGTTGGTCAATCCGCAGATCATTGAGCGGGAAGGGAAGCAGTTTGAGGAAGAGGGCTGTCTTTCGCTGCCTGAGATACGCGAAAAAGTTAATCGGGCGGCAAAAGTTAAAGTCCGTGCGCAGAATGTGAAGGGGGAATGGTTTGAGATGGAAGGCGAAGAGCTTCTGGCTCGGGCCTTTCAACATGAGATCGATCACCTTGATGGCGTTCTTTTCATCGATCGGCTCAGCCGGCTCAAGCGAGATCTTCTGATTCGTAAGATCAAGAAAATGCAGAAGAACGGAGAATGGTAAACACTCCTGTAATCACGCATTCTCTTGCATCGTTGACGACCCTCTTTGACACGTCGCACACTTATAGAAGTGAGCGCTTGAACGTCGGCAACTCCAATCCCCAGGAGACCCCGTATGCGTACTTTTCTTTCTTTGTTAGTTTTTCTGTTTTTTAGTTTTCCACTCCGGGCCAGCACGATTCACAA
This portion of the Edaphobacter sp. 4G125 genome encodes:
- a CDS encoding peptidylprolyl isomerase — protein: MTFRISQFRAVCGVSLLVLPIAALAQAPRYQSPMAVPNAPQQQITLPTPPAITPNGVVVEDVIARINDQIINRSDMERSEQQLAQENQQNQVSPEDAAERQKNLLRDMIDQQLLLSRAKELGLNADAEVIRRLDEIRKQNHLDSMEDLERAARQQGVSFEDFKANIRNNILTQQVVRDEVGRHIQMTQGLEQAYYDAHKNEFAQPEQVRLSEILVPTPADASEAVAAQAQAKADDIAAKIKAGGNFEELAKANSGGPTASQGGDLGLFKRGALAKVLEDKTFALPAGGVTDPIRTRQGFVILKVTEHQQAGVPALKDIEPQIQEAMYMQQMQPALRAYLTKLREDAYIDIKPGFVDSGASPRQTKPVFSAYAPPTPKKKHEKQRFDRGGRFSTVSKTTSAPAATPAVAAAPAAESTPAAATANATAAATTKASSKPSVPGKPKKIKREKVRFGQAPRNALPPGPQETAEGAGAGEASSTQAADAGAAIAPGAAMAPTESTTQVLSGADADPLAPKPTVTGKTRYSARAKTEAAEKAAKKQTAVKEKAAFTPKAATTPEVEDRKQQSNPLGLNGDTATKKKKKREKGQPKERLQDKPTAAPAPAPPPEPTVNPSLGGTPQGLTPTPVPSQATNPPAQPQQTPVPAPQ
- a CDS encoding 3'-5' exoribonuclease YhaM family protein, whose amino-acid sequence is MKDFFIADAPEFENAVVTSYFVLSSLQIRERRQGGGQFLSVTLIDKTGSMPAVMWDDFSDSIAACSEGCYVKVQGQINRYQNKFQMSLQRLRFAAESEIDPADYLPVTQFNVDEMWEELRGYVSRFANTDLQRLVFAFLDDPEIAAAYRNAPAAKLLHHAWIGGLLEHVVTLVRVCVTIAPFYPEVDPDLLVTGAILHDVGKIRELYWKSSFGYTLEGQLIGHINIAQGMLVEKVRELQPFPEELRILVQHMILSHHGKYEFGSPKLPMTPEALLLNVLDDLEAKMQTLRNAFANAKIQGKGSDEVTDWVRSMERPLFNSQNYLKKEQE
- a CDS encoding glycoside hydrolase family 172 protein; translation: MRTRMILAIAVLELSVVSAGAQIPSWMPDPTQQQTYTMHRSSSRESTGANADYRTLTPGQTLTILDVDGPGLISHMWFTINAPEPYHLKRIVMRMYWDGEQSPSVEAPIGDFFGLGNGMYYGWQSAVLSAGSDRSLNCWFPMPYAKHARVTITNEGKMSVNSLYWNIDYRQDSKPLPSGTLYFHADYRQAYPNHGWAKDWYSNGDPQVNYRRNLDGKDNYTWFEAQGHGQFVGVTMSVFQNQDGWWGEGNDMFFIDGDTSPTMVGTGSEDYFLGAWDFGGPAQFALHGSPVVGPELAGSRSSVYRFHLDSPIPFKKSMRATIEHGHANGRSDNFSSVAYWYQAEPHEPFPALPEMSERIPTLQFVGGPGNSKEPYVPGAPQPR
- the aroC gene encoding chorismate synthase encodes the protein MLRFSTAGESHGESLVALVSGLPAGVPVDQEFISHELWRRQKGYGRGGRMRIERDTAHILTGVRHGKTIGSPVAMTIANNDWKNWTEILPVEEGDPAKHKAVASPRPGHADLAGALKYNFPDARYVLERASARESTARVASGALAKLLLRELGIEVLSHVIRVGKAELSRPAQWNEIVALSQKEEVLLNCVDPEDEAKMKAEVDAVLRTGDTVGGVFEVVVHGLPPGIGTHVNWDERLDGLLAQAVMSLQAVKAVEIGRGVTAAESLGSTVHDAIGYEAPNEAFTKFSREHNNAGGIEGGISNGEDVVVRGYLKPISTLRRPLGSVSFETREPVKAAYERSDVCVVPAAGVASEAMVALAVGRLVLEKFGGDSLLELKRNYNGYLEQIRAY
- the def gene encoding peptide deformylase produces the protein MAKTTKIHEIVKYPEPVLSIPARPVTAFDEDLKTLVEEMFESMYAAHGIGLAAPQIGLSKRLTVIDVNFKKDPADQLVLVNPQIIEREGKQFEEEGCLSLPEIREKVNRAAKVKVRAQNVKGEWFEMEGEELLARAFQHEIDHLDGVLFIDRLSRLKRDLLIRKIKKMQKNGEW